Proteins from a genomic interval of Polaribacter sp. Q13:
- a CDS encoding glutaminase — MENYKEVIECVYNDVKNVDDIGKVASYIPELAFVDPNNFGISITTIDKNSFGVGDFNKKFSVQSITKILSLTLAYKFEGAKLWERVDVEPSGNPFNSLLQLEADLGKPRNPFINAGAIVICDVLLSHLKNPKEDFLDFCKEVSNIPTLAYNEEVALSEKASGYRNVALCNFIKSFGNIKNDVDNVLDFYFYMCSLEMTCKELSQIFLYLTDDNFTTVKGNRVLTMSQAKRVNAIMLTCGFYDESGEFAFRVGLPGKSGVGGGIVAIHPDKYCIAVWSPKLNIKGNSYKGMLFLEKFTSKTTSSIF; from the coding sequence ATGGAAAATTATAAAGAAGTAATTGAATGCGTTTATAACGACGTTAAAAATGTAGATGATATTGGTAAAGTGGCCAGTTATATTCCGGAATTGGCATTTGTAGATCCAAATAATTTTGGAATTAGTATTACCACCATCGATAAGAACTCTTTTGGAGTTGGCGATTTTAATAAAAAATTCTCTGTACAAAGTATTACCAAAATTCTTTCTTTAACCTTAGCTTACAAATTTGAAGGTGCCAAATTATGGGAAAGAGTGGATGTAGAACCCTCTGGAAATCCGTTTAACTCTTTATTACAATTAGAAGCAGATTTAGGAAAACCTAGAAATCCTTTTATAAATGCCGGTGCCATTGTTATTTGTGATGTTTTACTTAGTCATCTTAAAAACCCAAAAGAAGACTTTTTAGACTTCTGTAAAGAAGTTTCTAACATTCCTACTTTAGCATATAACGAGGAAGTAGCGCTATCGGAAAAAGCTTCTGGCTATAGAAATGTAGCCTTATGTAACTTTATAAAATCTTTTGGAAACATTAAAAATGATGTAGATAACGTATTGGATTTTTATTTCTACATGTGTTCTTTAGAAATGACCTGCAAAGAACTTTCGCAAATATTTTTATACCTAACGGATGACAATTTTACTACCGTTAAAGGAAATAGAGTACTTACTATGAGTCAAGCAAAAAGAGTAAACGCCATTATGCTTACTTGTGGTTTTTATGATGAATCTGGCGAGTTTGCATTTCGTGTTGGTTTGCCTGGAAAAAGTGGCGTTGGCGGAGGAATTGTTGCCATTCACCCAGATAAATATTGCATTGCAGTTTGGAGTCCTAAATTAAATATTAAAGGAAATTCTTATAAAGGAATGTTGTTCTTAGAGAAGTTTACCTCTAAAACAACTTCTTCAATCTTTTAA
- the pulA gene encoding type I pullulanase, translated as MEQNPHTFSSFEEYPTTDKSLWLDYSKEQTTFKIWSPRATAVKLNLYKTGNDSEVFETLDLSPEENGVWFKTIEKDLDGIYYTYQTYIDDNWLTETPGIYAKAVGVNGNRAMVFNAENTNPKNWEQDTYVQLDVANNAIIYELHIRNITIQKEANSSYPGKYLGLIEKGVKSTQNVPTAIDHIIRLGITHVHLLPTFDQYSIDETDLGTPQFNWGYDPQNYNVPEGSFSTNPFKAEVRIKEFKTMVQAFHDAGIGVVLDVVYNHTGVKETSNFNLENPGYYYRFNEDGSYSNASGCGNETASERKMTQKFMIESVKYWTEEYHLDGFRFDLMAIHDIETMNLIADEVNKINPNAIIYGEGWVGGDSPLPEEKRALKKHIPQMPKIAAFSDNIRDAIKGAVFHDTSTGFVSGAKFTEESIKCGIVGAIQHPQVNYQYVNYSNDAWAKEPWQAINYVSCHDNFTLYDKLKISRPDASSYEIKAMHKLSTAIVLTSQGTPFLHEGSEMMSTKKGDHNSYKSPDSINEIDWNLKVKNSDVLDYYKNLIKLRKEHPAFRMPTAKEVQDNLRFKKIDDGLVSYQLRNNANFDSWSKILVIFNAQTHEINYELDQTWKIAVLKDSFDLEGKESVTDNVIVPPISMMVLFQKKMNANVKYYKEQLLGLIEKLFIETGDARSRFLNCEEKLKAAYLASKTAYNPKEVIDTWDALWHELNVKEALTNKSIELKSSYFLTVKTKRNASLEKFLLFFLKEMSRLN; from the coding sequence ATGGAACAAAATCCTCACACTTTTTCTTCTTTTGAAGAATACCCAACAACAGATAAAAGTCTTTGGTTAGACTATTCTAAAGAACAAACTACTTTTAAAATTTGGTCTCCCAGAGCAACTGCAGTAAAACTAAACTTATATAAAACAGGAAATGATTCTGAAGTTTTTGAAACTTTAGATTTATCCCCTGAAGAAAACGGAGTTTGGTTTAAAACTATTGAAAAGGACTTAGACGGAATTTACTACACATATCAAACCTATATAGATGATAATTGGTTGACCGAAACTCCTGGTATTTATGCAAAAGCAGTAGGTGTAAACGGTAACAGAGCCATGGTTTTTAATGCCGAAAATACAAATCCTAAAAATTGGGAACAAGATACATATGTGCAACTAGACGTAGCAAATAATGCCATTATTTACGAACTACATATCCGAAATATTACCATTCAAAAAGAAGCAAACTCGTCTTATCCAGGTAAATATTTAGGATTGATAGAAAAAGGCGTAAAAAGCACCCAAAATGTTCCTACTGCTATCGATCACATCATAAGATTAGGAATTACTCATGTGCATTTACTACCTACTTTCGATCAGTATTCTATTGATGAAACAGATTTAGGCACGCCTCAATTCAATTGGGGTTACGATCCGCAAAACTACAATGTACCAGAAGGCTCTTTTTCTACCAATCCTTTTAAAGCAGAAGTTCGTATCAAAGAATTTAAAACCATGGTACAAGCTTTTCATGATGCCGGAATTGGTGTTGTTTTAGATGTAGTATATAATCATACAGGCGTAAAAGAAACTTCTAATTTTAATCTAGAAAATCCTGGTTATTATTATCGTTTTAATGAGGACGGTAGTTACTCTAACGCTTCTGGTTGTGGTAATGAAACTGCATCCGAAAGAAAAATGACTCAAAAATTTATGATTGAGTCTGTAAAATATTGGACTGAGGAATATCATTTAGATGGTTTTCGTTTCGATTTAATGGCTATTCACGATATTGAAACCATGAATTTAATTGCCGACGAGGTTAATAAAATAAATCCTAATGCAATTATTTATGGAGAAGGTTGGGTTGGAGGAGATTCTCCGTTACCAGAAGAAAAACGTGCCTTAAAAAAGCACATCCCTCAAATGCCAAAAATTGCTGCTTTTTCAGACAATATAAGAGATGCCATAAAAGGAGCCGTTTTTCATGATACTAGTACTGGTTTTGTTAGTGGTGCAAAATTTACCGAAGAGTCTATAAAGTGCGGAATCGTAGGTGCCATACAACATCCGCAAGTAAACTACCAATACGTAAATTATTCAAATGATGCTTGGGCAAAAGAACCTTGGCAAGCGATAAACTATGTTTCTTGTCATGATAATTTTACTTTATATGATAAATTAAAAATATCTAGACCAGATGCCTCTTCTTATGAAATTAAGGCAATGCATAAATTGTCTACAGCAATTGTACTTACATCTCAAGGAACACCTTTTTTACATGAAGGTTCAGAAATGATGAGTACTAAAAAAGGAGATCATAATTCATACAAATCTCCAGATTCCATCAATGAAATTGATTGGAATTTAAAGGTAAAAAATAGTGATGTTTTGGATTACTATAAAAACCTAATTAAGTTAAGAAAAGAGCACCCTGCTTTTAGAATGCCAACAGCAAAAGAAGTTCAAGACAACTTAAGGTTTAAAAAAATAGATGATGGTTTGGTTTCTTATCAACTAAGGAACAATGCAAATTTTGATTCTTGGTCTAAAATATTAGTGATTTTTAATGCACAAACCCATGAGATAAATTATGAGTTAGACCAAACCTGGAAAATTGCAGTCCTAAAAGATTCCTTTGATTTAGAAGGAAAAGAAAGTGTTACCGACAATGTAATTGTACCTCCTATTTCTATGATGGTATTGTTTCAGAAAAAAATGAATGCCAACGTAAAATATTATAAGGAACAACTTTTGGGCTTGATAGAAAAACTTTTTATTGAAACAGGAGATGCTAGAAGTAGGTTTTTAAATTGTGAAGAAAAATTAAAAGCGGCTTATTTGGCTTCAAAAACAGCATATAACCCGAAAGAAGTAATTGACACTTGGGATGCCTTATGGCATGAATTAAACGTAAAAGAAGCCCTTACTAACAAATCTATTGAACTTAAATCTTCTTACTTTCTTACCGTTAAAACAAAAAGAAATGCATCGTTAGAAAAATTTCTATTATTTTTTCTAAAAGAAATGTCTAGATTGAATTAA
- a CDS encoding SMP-30/gluconolactonase/LRE family protein, translating into MKSRILSLILIITFSYQSKAQTPVKLSTDQFRFIEGPAWDGSEFIYFSDIPAKKVYKYSVTNNTFALAFDNNIDGCNGLMFDQDYNLVVCGFRAGNIARRKVDGTLIETLFTEYKEKRFDNPNEVCIDKKGGIYFTDPTRRNPPFQSKRRVYYITPEGKLTVAAESGFTFPNGILISNDAKHLFVNDSDTHDIYTFNINQTDGTITNKTVFATLTNAKDGEPKSQADGMALDTEGNLYVCSKLTIQIFNKQGTKTGSILFPEQTTNCTFGKPDKKTLFVTATKNLYSVDLTKTGFQHPFDLPE; encoded by the coding sequence ATGAAATCAAGAATCTTATCACTCATCCTTATCATTACTTTTTCTTACCAAAGCAAAGCACAAACGCCTGTAAAATTAAGTACAGATCAATTTCGATTTATTGAAGGTCCGGCTTGGGATGGTTCTGAATTTATTTATTTTTCAGATATTCCTGCTAAAAAAGTATACAAATACTCTGTAACCAACAATACGTTTGCACTTGCTTTTGATAATAACATAGATGGTTGCAATGGATTGATGTTTGACCAAGATTATAATTTAGTAGTCTGCGGATTTAGAGCAGGAAATATAGCTAGAAGAAAAGTAGATGGAACTTTAATTGAAACCTTATTTACAGAATATAAAGAAAAACGTTTTGACAACCCAAATGAGGTTTGTATCGATAAAAAAGGCGGAATTTACTTTACAGACCCAACAAGAAGAAACCCTCCTTTTCAGTCAAAGAGAAGAGTGTATTACATCACTCCAGAAGGAAAACTAACAGTTGCAGCCGAATCAGGATTTACATTCCCAAATGGAATCTTAATTTCTAATGATGCAAAACATCTTTTTGTAAACGATTCTGATACACATGATATTTATACGTTTAACATCAACCAAACAGACGGAACAATTACAAACAAAACCGTTTTTGCTACTTTAACCAATGCTAAAGATGGTGAACCAAAATCTCAAGCAGACGGAATGGCTTTAGACACAGAAGGAAACTTATATGTATGTTCTAAATTAACAATTCAAATTTTCAATAAACAAGGAACTAAAACGGGGTCTATCTTATTTCCAGAACAAACCACCAATTGTACTTTTGGAAAACCTGATAAAAAAACATTATTTGTAACTGCCACTAAAAATTTATACAGCGTTGATTTAACTAAAACAGGTTTTCAACATCCTTTCGATTTACCTGAATAA
- a CDS encoding T9SS type A sorting domain-containing protein, with protein sequence MKKILFTLLTFTSLLSYNQLISQEGENRVLKSYFKNKVVSIERWYGNDKAIDSIKTYHRSGNKNETFFFKNKRMHGECYKYNDLGEKVVSYIFDNGKLTKRIDYETQINKKNAPYILAKKQKLQALYKKTNYNVKTGKDIYQQGILRYQIGEMFLARENFKKIEHYFKHTEKQKKPLPDKLKASLYNRLGGINAYYQKENLAIHYRNLAIEKDPKNNLYKYNMGSYLYGIKEYRLAITYLEEVKIEWKKHAFSNRALAAIYTELEEYEKAFELVNLAFEREKALYKFGFAGSENDLRTIRGFLYHKLGETALGIKDLNEALELNPNNSFAYKFLGITQYDLGNFEKACTYLTKSAALNYVKKHDRNDIEYYLESACSKKDATPIITLKTKPYAYPNPTRDLVYIKNLSKKNYQFRIYNFKSILVKKGISENSTFDFSNLQNGLYILTIPGKSPLDTYTFKIIKQ encoded by the coding sequence ATGAAAAAGATTCTATTTACCCTACTTACCTTCACTTCCTTACTTAGTTACAATCAATTAATAAGTCAAGAGGGAGAAAATAGGGTTTTGAAGAGTTACTTTAAAAATAAAGTTGTCTCTATAGAAAGATGGTATGGAAATGATAAGGCTATCGATAGTATTAAAACGTATCACCGATCTGGGAATAAAAATGAAACCTTTTTCTTTAAAAATAAACGCATGCATGGTGAATGCTATAAATATAATGATCTAGGTGAAAAGGTTGTTAGTTATATTTTTGACAATGGTAAACTTACCAAAAGAATAGACTATGAAACCCAAATAAATAAAAAGAACGCTCCTTACATTTTAGCAAAAAAACAGAAACTACAAGCACTTTATAAAAAAACAAACTACAACGTAAAAACTGGTAAAGATATTTATCAACAAGGTATTTTAAGATATCAAATTGGTGAGATGTTTTTAGCTAGAGAAAATTTTAAAAAAATTGAACACTATTTTAAACATACAGAAAAACAGAAAAAACCATTACCAGACAAACTAAAAGCGAGTCTTTACAATCGTTTAGGTGGTATTAATGCATATTATCAAAAAGAAAATTTAGCCATACATTATAGAAACTTAGCCATTGAAAAAGATCCTAAAAATAATCTTTACAAATATAATATGGGTTCTTATTTGTATGGTATTAAGGAATATAGATTAGCAATTACCTATTTAGAAGAAGTTAAAATTGAATGGAAAAAACATGCTTTTTCTAACAGAGCATTAGCTGCCATATACACTGAATTAGAAGAGTACGAAAAAGCATTTGAGTTAGTTAACTTGGCTTTTGAAAGAGAAAAAGCATTGTATAAATTTGGATTTGCAGGCAGCGAGAATGACTTAAGAACTATCCGTGGTTTCTTGTACCACAAATTAGGCGAAACAGCACTCGGAATTAAAGATTTAAATGAAGCTTTAGAATTAAACCCAAATAATTCTTTTGCTTATAAATTTTTAGGAATAACACAATATGATCTAGGAAATTTTGAAAAAGCATGTACTTATTTAACAAAATCTGCAGCATTAAATTATGTAAAAAAGCATGATAGAAATGACATAGAATATTACCTAGAAAGCGCTTGTTCAAAAAAAGATGCTACCCCAATAATTACATTAAAAACGAAACCGTATGCTTATCCAAACCCAACAAGGGACTTAGTATATATTAAAAATTTGTCTAAAAAAAATTATCAATTCAGAATTTATAATTTTAAATCAATACTCGTAAAAAAAGGTATTTCTGAAAATAGTACTTTCGATTTTTCTAATCTACAAAATGGACTTTATATTTTAACGATTCCCGGAAAAAGCCCACTAGACACCTATACTTTTAAAATTATAAAACAGTAA